In one window of bacterium DNA:
- a CDS encoding DGQHR domain-containing protein, producing the protein MCGDREVFVGFAPAKTLHLVSFADTLDEDTGIGYQRPRDRGHSLDFKRYISTPGASTIPLTFNLRQDLKKFWRIEREGGKAILWINPDAACLAQVDCQHRLGELADSDINLAFMAFIGLDLRGEMAMFTIINSKVRGLQSSLTDFHESNLIENLVQDAPQLFLARKLNENCDSPWFKMIRYGGETSSGMQRRTSLRMMQTAIRHLLTRIRAVAGYNVNGVYDLLLNYWGAVAYVFDAEWQSPREHLLTKGVGLHALTELLGTIVQREKRVDLSRGELIEKLKALKDNIDWGRKGTFADAGGRKGASAAHETLRRSLGI; encoded by the coding sequence ATGTGTGGCGACCGTGAGGTGTTTGTTGGTTTTGCCCCGGCCAAGACCCTCCATTTGGTATCGTTTGCGGATACCTTGGACGAAGACACAGGGATAGGTTACCAGCGTCCACGAGACCGTGGCCACAGTTTGGATTTCAAACGTTACATCAGCACTCCCGGGGCATCGACGATTCCTCTGACGTTTAATTTGCGGCAAGATCTCAAGAAATTTTGGCGGATTGAAAGGGAAGGGGGAAAGGCTATTTTGTGGATAAACCCTGATGCCGCATGTCTTGCTCAAGTCGACTGCCAACATCGTCTTGGCGAATTGGCTGATTCTGACATCAATCTAGCTTTTATGGCATTTATTGGCCTCGATCTTCGGGGAGAGATGGCGATGTTCACCATCATCAATAGTAAAGTGCGCGGACTGCAGTCATCCCTTACAGACTTCCACGAAAGCAACTTAATCGAAAACCTCGTCCAGGATGCACCGCAACTTTTTCTTGCAAGGAAACTAAATGAAAATTGCGACTCCCCTTGGTTTAAAATGATCCGTTATGGTGGCGAAACGAGTTCAGGGATGCAACGACGTACGTCACTTAGGATGATGCAAACGGCGATTAGGCACTTATTGACCCGCATTCGGGCAGTGGCTGGCTACAATGTAAATGGAGTTTATGATTTGTTGCTCAATTATTGGGGTGCTGTGGCATATGTGTTTGATGCGGAATGGCAGTCGCCGCGTGAACATCTGTTAACGAAGGGTGTTGGGCTGCATGCTCTCACTGAACTGTTGGGGACTATTGTGCAACGAGAGAAAAGGGTTGATTTGAGTCGTGGCGAACTGATCGAGAAGTTGAAAGCGCTGAAGGATAATATTGACTGGGGCCGAAAGGGAACTTTCGCTGATGCTGGCGGGAGAAAAGGGGCGTCGGCAGCGCATGAGACCCTTAGAAGGAGTCTTGGGATATGA